A genome region from Pristis pectinata isolate sPriPec2 chromosome 4, sPriPec2.1.pri, whole genome shotgun sequence includes the following:
- the LOC127569706 gene encoding oligodendrocyte transcription factor 3-like — translation MSELLKSPPNELLVVTSTLYNIPHKVDPADRSHSPDESPSPTPSAKSRSKKDLSEDEQFLLRKKINSRERKRMHDLNVAMDALREVMPYAHGPSVRKLSKIATLLLARNYILMLTSSLEEMKRLIGEMYGRSGSTSRLAQLPVLTAGGSLLLGAAPSLLTLGSPRHSSPTMKCPLTPDDQTCFQQWPGSPCACAACRFHCIPSSLNAPSVQARFPK, via the coding sequence ATGAGCGAGTTGCTGAAGTCGCCACCAAACGAACTGCTAGTGGTCACGTCCACCTTGTACAACATTCCTCACAAGGTCGACCCCGCCGATCGGTCACATTCTCCCGACGAGTCGCCCAGTCCCACCCCGTCAGCCAAATCCAGGAGTAAGAAGGATCTATCCGAGGACGAGCAGTTCCTATTGAGGAAAAAGATCAACAGCAGAGAGCGCAAGAGGATGCACGACCTGAACGTGGCCATGGACGCGCTCCGGGAAGTTATGCCCTACGCTCACGGACCGTCGGTGAGGAAACTGTCCAAGATCGCTACTCTCTTGCTGGCCAGGAACTACATCCTGATGCTAACCAGCTCCCTGGAAGAGATGAAGAGGCTGATCGGCGAGATGTACGGCAGGAGCGGCTCCACCTCGCGACTGGCCCAGCTGCCGGTGCTCACAGCCGGGGGCTCGCTGCTGCTGGGCGCCGCTCCTTCGCTCTTGACCCTGGGCAGCCCCAGGCACTCGTCGCCGACCATGAAGTGCCCCTTGACACCGGACGATCAGACTTGTTTCCAGCAGTGGCCCGGGTCTCCCTGTGCTTGTGCTGCCTGCAGGTTTCACTGCATCCCCTCCAGTCTCAACGCTCCCAGTGTCCAGGCGAGGTTCCCCAAGTGA